A single region of the Aquarana catesbeiana isolate 2022-GZ linkage group LG07, ASM4218655v1, whole genome shotgun sequence genome encodes:
- the LOC141102373 gene encoding mas-related G-protein coupled receptor member H-like, with protein MRSPVKGINMITTSLKASNQNHTSEQDSVRQEKNGMMILYAVFLVFSVIGLVGNLIVFSYLGFKIQRNKYTVYIMNLSLADAILETVAIITLIANIISNTSNNEIKSFTLSLTVLYYAMIYTGMYLLTAISTERCISALFPIWNTVHRPRNLSTIMCCFAWALAGLESLLDNFVCGPNPPDDKTLKCVAIGVMDFTLAVGICLPLTVISTSILLIKIKTTFRQRYPPKLYIIIIVAAIMFTLSVLPLNTIRLLSFCRLVPTNLVPVKAFIPIEYWMIVNSAINPYIYFLVGKIWNQGTCCSIRDTLHRAFTIDIDD; from the coding sequence ATGAGGTCACCCGTAAAAGGAATAAACATGATCACCACCAGCTTAAAAGCCAGCAACCAAAATCATACCTCGGAACAAGACTCTGTAAGACAAGAGAAAAATGGAATGATGATACTATATGCAGTTTTTCTGGTTTTTTCTGTTATTGGCTTGGTGGGAAACCTTATCGTGTTTTCGTACCTTGGTTTCAAGATCCAGAGGAACAAATATACAGTCTACATTATGAATTTGTCATTGGCTGACGCCATCTTGGAAACAGTCGCTATCATAACTTTGATAGCCAATATCATTTCGAACACTAGTAATAATGAGATAAAATCTTTTACTTTATCCTTGACTGTATTGTATTACGCCATGATCTATACTGGGATGTATCTCCTCACAGCCATCAGCACGGAAAGATGTATTTCGGCCCTGTTCCCCATTTGGAATACTGTTCACCGCCCTCGAAATCTGTCCACCATTATGTGCTGCTTTGCGTGGGCCCTTGCAGGTCTGGAAAGTCTTCTTGATAACTTTGTTTGCGGACCTAATCCTCCAGATGATAAGACATTAAAGTGTGTGGCTATTGGTGTGATGGATTTCACTTTAGCTGTTGGGATCTGCCTACCGCTTACGGTCATTTCCACTTCCATCCTGCTCATTAAAATAAAGACGACCTTCCGGCAACGGTACCCACCGAAACTCTACATCATTATCATTGTGGCTGCTATTATGTTCACGTTATCTGTTTTGCCGTTAAATACTATACGTCTTTTGTCATTCTGCAGGCTGGTGCCAACAAATTTAGTACCAGTCAAAGCATTTATTCCTATCGAATATTGGATGATAGTTAACAGTGCGATTAATCCTTACATTTATTTCCTTGTTGGAAAAATATGGAACCAGGGGACTTGCTGCTCCATAAGAGATACTCTACATAGAGCCTTTACTATTGACATTGATGATTGA